In Malus sylvestris chromosome 15, drMalSylv7.2, whole genome shotgun sequence, a single genomic region encodes these proteins:
- the LOC126604618 gene encoding WD repeat-containing protein ATCSA-1-like, producing the protein MWRQIGDREAGKLRPNSFSNRIKSTRIQTLQLSNHKDFISPHRGSVNTLQLDLTEARYLLSGASDASAAVFDVQRGTDYGGGGAITRHKCLFVVDKQHEHGHKYAVSSAVWYPVDTGLFVTGSYDHHINVWDTNTTQVVMDFKMPGKVYRTAMSPLATSHMLIAAGTEDVQVRLCDIASGAFAHTLSGHRDGVMTVEWSTSSEWVLLTGGCDGAIRFWDIRRAGCFRVLDQSQSQLGRRPPILERSATIKGSTVKPSSSSQSTSAKARAPQRKLSNGSGAKHSPIGKSPAKGSMKQRLHPGMLSSQDRATAHYGAVTGLKVTEDGMYLLSAGSDSRLRLWDVESGCNTLVNFETVRMQTSRPIQLATSQNSELVFVPCMTAVKAFNMWSGKTSLKFRGHYEHVNCCWFSSQDQELYTGGNDRQILVWSPPRLVSDEDEGPSKDEDNWSD; encoded by the exons ATGTGGCGGCAAATCGGAGACAGAGAAGCGGGCAAGCTCCGCCCAAATTCGTTCTCGAATCGAATCAAGTCCACCCGGATCCAAACGCTCCAACTCTCCAATCACAAAGACTTCATCTCCCCTCATCGCGGCTCCGTCAACACTCTTCAGCTGGATTTGACGGAGGCCCGGTACCTGTTATCCGGCGCCTCCGATGCTTCCGCTGCCGTGTTCGATGTCCAGCGCGGGACCGATTACGGAGGCGGCGGAGCTATCACGAGGCacaagtgcttgtttgtggtggATAAGCAGCACGAGCACGGGCATAAGTATGCGGTGTCCTCCGCCGTGTGGTATCCGGTCGACACCGGACTGTTTGTGACGGGTTCGTACGATCATCACATCAATGTTTGGGATACGAATACGACGCAGGTAGTGATGGACTTCAAGATGCCGGGGAAGGTGTACCGGACTGCAATGTCCCCGCTGGCAACTTCTCACATGCTCATTGCTGCCGGTACCGAAGATGTTCAAGTTCGCCTCTGTGATATTGCTTCTGGGGCTTTTGCTCACACCTTGTCTGGCCACCGCG ATGGTGTGATGACTGTGGAGTGGTCTACTTCTAGCGAGTGGGTATTGCTTACAGGTGGATGTGATGGTGCAATACGTTTTTGGGACATTAGACGTGCCGGATGTTTTCGTGTTTTGGATCAATCTCAGTCTCAGCTTGGGAGGCGTCCACCCATCCTGGAACGCTCTGCCACAATTAAG GGTTCAACAGTTAAGCCCTCGTCATCAAGTCAAAGCACATCTGCAAAAGCTCGGGCACCACAAAGGAAACTTTCTAATGGGAGTGGTGCAAAGCACTCACCCATTGGTAAAAGTCCAGCAAAGGGATCTATGAAGCAAAGATTACATCCAGGGATGCTGTCTAGTCAGGATCGTGCCACTGCCCATTATGGTGCTGTTACTGGATTAAAAGTCACCGAAGACGGCATGTACCTCTTGAGTGCAG GTTCCGATTCAAGATTGAGGTTGTGGGATGTAGAATCTGGCTGCAATACTTTGGTGAACTTTGAAACTGTGCGTATGCAAACCAGCAGGCCCATACAGTTAGCTACAAGTCAGAATTCGGAGCTTGTTTTTGTTCCCTGCATGACAGCTGTGAAG GCATTCAATATGTGGTCGGGTAAAACATCCCTGAAATTTCGCGGTCACTATGAACATGTAAACTGTTGCTGGTTTAGTTCACAGGATCAG GAATTGTACACTGGTGGCAATGATAGACAAATTCTAGTTTGGTCGCCGCCCAGATTGGTTTCTGATGAG GATGAAGGACCCTCTAAGGACGAGGATAATTGGAGCGACTAG
- the LOC126601289 gene encoding increased DNA methylation 1-like, producing MKAVKRKPVLTVEPELCPSAVQYWANDNTKNGRRNSDVTEKARRHLSALGWKFWYATKKQKIELRYESPTGKVYYSLRMACQACVNSPGRGGVFSESIGSNSVECSADLDIVVDITPQSTSRKTFKKREIGEISKVDDDWSPKQERGKTVKKRKIGGISMVDDDWSPEQKRGKVHADMKRLKRQNKASKQQARRILRSTKRARDIEITDPGTRNPRTVLSWLIESNGVSPNAKVHYRPRKGTDSPLATGRITREGIKCDCCSKVFTLTGFETHAGSTNHRPSAHIILEDGRTLNDCQRQTMKSRKGSTNTVTRSNEVATTGNVHQDHHPPRDQNDDICTVCHFGGDLILCDRCPAAFHTSCLGLKDVSEGDWFCPSCCCVKCGKGNPKEDRNNGFVICGQCDKKYHYGCLRNEGVEELERDSNGNWFCSRKCEGIYLGINKIVGKRILVGPDNLTWTLLRPSPPSDSDMEDLAENYSKLNLALSVMHECFEPSQDPYTKRDIVEDIIFNRESDLSRLNFRRFYTLLLERDEEVITVACVRIYSEVVEVPLVATRFHYRRQGMCRVLMDELENQLANLGVERLILPSASSTLDTWTSTSFGFSKMTADERMQFLNYTFMDFQGTIMCHKVLKQTNSATQAVIPFEGSTKFDKLPGAISTVTQAEDNQPENGALDQELGNIGSGHKFFIDDVDCMLLDNNEPSFLAWYNEQNFRLIPESCKGVTVQNRRTDY from the coding sequence ATGAAGGCTGTGAAGCGAAAGCCGGTACTTACCGTGGAACCAGAGTTATGCCCCTCGGCAGTTCAGTACTGGGCGAATGACAACACGAAGAACGGCCGTAGGAACTCTGATGTTACCGAGAAGGCGAGAAGGCACCTCTCCGCCTTGGGATGGAAGTTCTGGTATGCAACCAAGAAGCAGAAGATCGAGTTGCGGTACGAGTCTCCCACTGGAAAAGTTTACTACTCGCTTCGCATGGCTTGCCAAGCCTGTGTAAATTCTCCAGGACGAGGAGGAGTGTTTTCCGAAAGCATTGGTTCGAATTCCGTGGAGTGCTCTGCTGATCTTGATATTGTAGTAGATATTACACCGCAGTCGACATCAAGGAAAACGtttaagaagagagagattggTGAAATCTCGAAGGTAGATGATGATTGGAGTCCGAAACAGGAGCGGGGGAAAACAGTTAAGAAGAGAAAGATTGGTGGAATATCGATGGTCGATGATGATTGGAGTCCGGAACAGAAGCGAGGTAAGGTTCATGCGGATATGAAGAGACTAAAGAGACAGAATAAAGCTAGTAAACAGCAGGCCAGACGCATTTTACGGTCAACCAAAAGAGCGAGAGATATCGAGATCACGGATCCCGGTACTCGAAACCCTAGGACAGTCCTGTCTTGGTTGATCGAAAGTAATGGTGTGTCCCCGAACGCCAAGGTACACTACCGCCCTAGAAAGGGCACTGACAGTCCATTGGCGACGGGTCGGATTACTCGCGAGGGAATCAAGTGTGACTGTTGTTCTAAGGTGTTTACCCTCACTGGGTTTGAAACGCACGCTGGTAGCACAAACCATCGACCAAGCGCCCACATTATATTGGAAGATGGCAGAACTCTCAACGATTGTCAGAGGCAAACGATGAAGAGTCGGAAAGGAAGCACCAACACCGTCACGAGGTCAAATGAAGTAGCGACGACTGGCAATGTGCATCAAGATCATCATCCTCCTCGTGATCAGAACGATGATATATGCACTGTGTGTCACTTTGGAGGCGATCTGATTCTCTGTGATCGGTGTCCCGCTGCATTCCACACTAGTTGCCTTGGTTTGAAGGATGTGTCGGAAGGCGATTGGTTCTGCCCATCGTGTTGCTGTGTAAAGTGTGGTAAAGGAAACCCTAAGGAGGATAGAAATAATGGTTTTGTGATATGTGGCCAATGTGATAAAAAATACCACTATGGGTGCCTTAGGAATGAAGGGGTTGAGGAATTGGAAAGGGATTCCAACGGAAACTGGTTTTGCAGCAGAAAATGTGAAGGCATATATCTGGGGATCAACAAGATTGTGGGGAAACGAATTCTGGTGGGTCCTGACAATCTGACCTGGACACTGTTGAGGCCTTCTCCTCCATCTGATTCTGATATGGAGGACTTGGCAGAAAACTACAGCAAGCTCAATTTGGCTCTGAGTGTGATGCACGAGTGTTTCGAGCCTTCTCAGGATCCTTACACGAAACGAGACATTGTTGAGGACATTATTTTCAACAGAGAGTCGGACCTGAGCCGGTTGAACTTCAGAAGGTTTTACACATTGCTTTTGGAGAGAGATGAGGAAGTGATTACCGTCGCTTGTGTAAGGATCTACAGTGAGGTGGTGGAAGTGCCTCTGGTGGCAACTAGGTTCCATTATCGTAGACAAGGAATGTGTCGTGTTCTGATGGACGAGCTCGAAAACCAGCTCGCCAACTTGGGAGTTGAGAGACTGATTTTGCCTTCTGCATCTAGTACCCTGGATACATGGACTAGCACTTCATTTGGGTTTTCAAAGATGACAGCTGATGAGAGAATGCAGTTTCTGAATTATACTTTCATGGATTTCCAGGGCACCATCATGTGCCATAAAGTATTGAAACAAACCAACTCTGCGACGCAAGCAGTCATACCGTTTGAGGGAAGTACCAAATTTGATAAATTGCCTGGTGCCATCTCTACAGTAACTCAGGCGGAAGACAATCAGCCGGAGAATGGAGCTTTAGATCAAGAATTGGGGAATATTGGCTCCGGTCACAAGTTTTTTATTGACGATGTTGATTGCATGCTGTTGGACAACAACGAACCTAGTTTCTTGGCATGGTACAACGAACAGAACTTTAGGTTGATTCCAGAATCTTGTAAGGGTGTAACTGTACAGAATCGCCGAACAGATTATTGA